One Flavobacterium sp. 90 DNA segment encodes these proteins:
- a CDS encoding pyruvate dehydrogenase complex E1 component subunit beta, whose protein sequence is MRTIQFREAICEAMSEEMRHDESIYLMGEEVAEYNGAYKASKGMLAEFGEKRVIDTPIAELGFTGIAVGSAMNGNRPIVEYMTFNFCLVGIDQIINNAAKMRQMTGGQFNVPIVFRGPTASAGQLGATHSQALENWFANTPGLKVVVPSTPYDAKGLLKSAIRDNDPVIFMESEQMYGDKGEVPDGEYTIPLGVADIKREGKDVTIVSFGKIIKEAFIAADELEKEGISCEIIDLRTVRPMDKDTILASVKKTNRLVILEEAWPFASVSSEITYIVQEQAFDFLDAPIQRITTADTPAPYSPVLLKDWLPNAADVVKAVKKVLYK, encoded by the coding sequence ATGAGAACAATACAATTTAGAGAGGCCATTTGCGAAGCGATGAGCGAAGAAATGCGTCACGATGAATCCATATATTTAATGGGCGAAGAAGTTGCAGAATATAACGGAGCTTACAAGGCTTCAAAAGGAATGCTTGCTGAGTTTGGCGAAAAAAGAGTAATCGATACTCCAATTGCTGAGCTTGGATTTACTGGAATTGCAGTAGGTTCTGCAATGAATGGTAACCGACCGATTGTAGAATATATGACATTCAACTTCTGTTTAGTAGGTATTGATCAAATTATAAATAACGCTGCTAAAATGCGTCAAATGACAGGAGGACAATTTAATGTGCCTATCGTTTTTCGTGGACCAACTGCTTCTGCAGGACAATTAGGAGCTACTCACTCACAAGCTTTAGAAAACTGGTTTGCTAATACTCCGGGACTTAAAGTTGTTGTACCTTCGACTCCTTATGATGCAAAAGGACTTTTAAAATCTGCAATTCGTGATAATGATCCTGTAATTTTTATGGAATCTGAGCAAATGTATGGTGATAAAGGTGAAGTGCCAGACGGAGAATATACAATTCCATTAGGAGTTGCTGATATTAAACGTGAAGGAAAAGATGTAACAATCGTGTCTTTTGGTAAAATTATCAAAGAAGCTTTTATCGCTGCTGATGAATTAGAAAAAGAAGGAATTTCATGCGAAATTATCGATTTAAGAACAGTTCGTCCAATGGATAAAGATACTATTCTTGCATCTGTTAAAAAGACAAACCGTTTAGTAATCTTAGAAGAAGCTTGGCCATTTGCAAGTGTTTCATCTGAAATTACATATATCGTTCAGGAACAAGCTTTCGATTTCCTTGATGCGCCAATTCAACGTATTACTACAGCTGATACACCAGCACCTTACTCTCCTGTTTTACTAAAAGACTGGTTGCCAAATGCAGCTGATGTA